The Nitratidesulfovibrio sp. SRB-5 genome includes a window with the following:
- a CDS encoding phosphoribosylanthranilate isomerase — translation MSSSKPATLFDAPSRLLVKVCGLTRQQDADACAEAGVDLCGFIFHPASPRAVTPAVAAGLHSHGLARVGVFVKQSADEVLAIMDATRLDFAQLHGGQDAAFCDRVGPERVIRAAWPQRHADRSALQAELAGLAPHVHCFLLDAGTSGGGHGATMDWSALRGLAPGAPWLLAGGLTPDNVAGAVAACGGHDPGALIGVDLNSGVESAPGQKDATRVAAALAALRAA, via the coding sequence ATGAGCTCGTCAAAACCGGCCACCCTGTTCGACGCCCCCTCCCGCCTGCTGGTGAAGGTCTGCGGCCTGACCCGGCAGCAGGATGCGGACGCCTGCGCGGAGGCCGGGGTGGACCTGTGCGGGTTCATCTTCCATCCGGCCAGCCCGCGTGCGGTAACGCCCGCAGTGGCCGCCGGGCTGCACAGCCACGGCTTGGCGCGGGTGGGGGTGTTCGTGAAGCAGTCCGCCGACGAGGTGCTGGCCATCATGGACGCGACCCGGCTGGACTTTGCCCAGTTGCACGGCGGGCAGGATGCCGCCTTCTGCGACCGGGTGGGGCCGGAACGGGTCATCCGCGCGGCGTGGCCGCAACGCCATGCGGACCGCAGCGCGCTGCAAGCCGAACTGGCCGGGCTTGCCCCGCATGTGCACTGCTTTCTGCTGGATGCGGGCACCAGCGGCGGCGGTCACGGGGCCACCATGGATTGGTCCGCGCTGCGCGGGCTGGCCCCCGGCGCGCCGTGGCTGCTGGCGGGCGGGCTGACCCCGGACAACGTGGCTGGCGCCGTTGCCGCCTGTGGCGGCCATGACCCCGGCGCGCTGATCGGCGTTGATCTCAATTCGGGGGTGGAAAGCGCCCCCGGCCAGAAGGATGCAACCCGCGTGGCCGCCGCCCTTGCGGCGCTGCGCGCGGCATAG
- the trpB gene encoding tryptophan synthase subunit beta, whose translation MKKGYFGEFGGQFVPELLMPPLRELEAAMRDILPSDTFRAELDDLLRNFAGRETPLTACPTLSAELGVHLWLKREDLLHTGAHKVNNTLGQALLAKYMGKTALVAETGAGQHGVATAAAAARLGMECVIYMGATDVVRQAPNVMRMKLLGAKVVPVQSGTKTLKDAINEALRYWIAQQDSTHYCFGTAAGPHPFPTLVRDLQCVIGRETRAQMLERVGRLPDMVVACVGGGSNAIGMFHPFIDDASVRIVGVEAAGTGEPGCYNSAPINLGRPGVLHGQMTMLLQDADGQIEPSHSVSAGLDYPGVGPEHAHLGAIGRAVYGMATDSQALEAFQALTRREGIIPALESSHALAWVLCNRQKLPADGHVVVNLSGRGDKDMEIVREVLFREGELA comes from the coding sequence ATGAAAAAAGGCTATTTCGGCGAGTTCGGCGGGCAGTTCGTGCCCGAGCTGCTCATGCCGCCGCTGCGGGAACTGGAAGCCGCCATGCGCGACATCCTGCCTTCGGACACGTTCCGGGCGGAACTGGACGACCTGCTGCGCAACTTCGCGGGGCGCGAAACCCCGCTCACGGCCTGCCCCACGCTGTCGGCGGAACTGGGCGTGCACCTGTGGCTGAAGCGCGAAGACCTGCTGCACACCGGCGCGCACAAGGTCAACAACACCCTTGGGCAGGCCCTGCTGGCCAAGTACATGGGCAAGACCGCGCTGGTGGCGGAAACGGGGGCGGGCCAGCACGGCGTTGCCACGGCGGCTGCCGCCGCGCGCCTGGGCATGGAGTGCGTGATCTACATGGGAGCCACGGACGTGGTGCGCCAGGCCCCCAACGTCATGCGCATGAAGCTGCTGGGGGCCAAGGTGGTGCCCGTGCAGAGCGGCACCAAGACCCTGAAGGACGCCATCAACGAGGCCCTGCGCTACTGGATTGCCCAGCAGGATTCCACGCACTACTGCTTCGGCACGGCGGCGGGGCCGCACCCCTTCCCCACGCTGGTGCGCGACCTGCAATGCGTCATCGGGCGCGAAACCCGCGCCCAGATGCTGGAGCGCGTGGGCCGGCTGCCCGACATGGTGGTGGCTTGCGTGGGCGGCGGCTCCAACGCCATCGGCATGTTCCACCCGTTCATTGATGATGCCTCGGTGCGCATCGTGGGGGTGGAGGCGGCAGGCACCGGCGAGCCGGGCTGCTACAACTCCGCGCCCATCAACCTGGGCCGCCCCGGCGTGCTGCACGGCCAGATGACCATGCTGCTGCAGGACGCGGACGGCCAGATCGAGCCGTCGCACTCCGTGTCCGCCGGGCTGGACTACCCCGGCGTGGGGCCGGAGCACGCGCATCTGGGGGCCATTGGCCGTGCGGTGTACGGCATGGCCACCGACAGTCAGGCGCTGGAGGCCTTCCAGGCCCTGACCCGGCGCGAGGGCATCATCCCCGCGCTGGAATCGTCGCACGCGCTGGCGTGGGTGCTGTGCAACAGGCAAAAGCTACCTGCGGACGGACATGTGGTGGTCAACCTTTCGGGCCGGGGCGACAAGGACATGGAAATCGTGCGGGAAGTGCTGTTCCGCGAAGGAGAGCTGGCATGA
- the trpA gene encoding tryptophan synthase subunit alpha, translated as MLPEAPVSRLEARVAAANAAGRPALVPFLTAGFPTLDRFWEEMDGLDRGGADVIEIGVPFSDPVADGPVVEAASLRALENGVTLRWILDGLKARAGRYDAELVLMGYYNPFLQYGLENLAADAAAAGVAGFIVPDLPLEEDAEMRALLAARGIDLIALVGPNTSEERMAEYAAVASGYVYVVSVLGITGVREGLPPEVPQTLARARKAFRLPLALGFGIKEPKQLEGFPDWPDAVVFGSALLRHIDAGNSAESFLAAWK; from the coding sequence ATGCTGCCCGAGGCCCCGGTGTCGCGGCTGGAAGCCCGCGTGGCCGCCGCCAACGCGGCGGGGCGGCCCGCGCTGGTGCCCTTTCTGACGGCGGGTTTTCCCACGCTGGACCGCTTCTGGGAGGAAATGGACGGCCTTGATCGCGGCGGCGCGGACGTCATCGAAATCGGCGTGCCCTTCTCCGACCCGGTGGCCGACGGCCCGGTGGTAGAGGCGGCATCGCTGCGGGCGCTGGAAAACGGCGTGACCCTGCGCTGGATACTGGACGGCCTGAAGGCCCGCGCGGGCCGCTACGACGCCGAACTGGTGCTGATGGGCTACTACAACCCGTTCCTGCAATACGGGCTGGAAAATCTGGCGGCGGACGCGGCGGCGGCGGGGGTGGCGGGCTTCATCGTGCCCGACCTGCCGCTGGAGGAAGACGCCGAGATGCGCGCGCTGCTGGCCGCGCGGGGCATCGACCTCATCGCCCTAGTCGGCCCCAACACCAGCGAGGAACGCATGGCCGAATACGCCGCCGTGGCCTCCGGCTACGTGTACGTGGTGTCGGTGCTGGGCATCACCGGCGTGCGCGAGGGCCTGCCGCCGGAGGTGCCGCAGACGCTGGCCCGCGCCCGCAAGGCCTTCCGCCTGCCGCTGGCGCTGGGCTTCGGCATCAAGGAGCCGAAGCAGCTGGAAGGCTTCCCCGATTGGCCCGACGCCGTGGTGTTCGGCTCCGCGCTGTTGCGCCACATCGATGCGGGCAACAGCGCGGAATCGTTCCTGGCCGCGTGGAAGTAA
- the icd gene encoding NADP-dependent isocitrate dehydrogenase, which yields MRKTVYWIEGDGIGPDVWKAARPVIDAAVAKTYGDARSIEWKELLAGEKAYAATGEYLPEATMQALRGAELAIKGPLGTPVGKGFRSLNVTLRQTLDLYACIRPIRYFEGIMSPVKRPDLVDMVVFRENTEDVYAGIEYKAGTPEAKRLIDFLRNELGANVDPESAVGIKPMTARGSKRLVRRAMDFAVAQKRSSLTLVHKGNIMKFTEGGFREWGYEVVRDEFADAAVLEADAGGAAGKVVVKDRIADAMFQEVLIRPDQYSVIATSNLNGDYLSDALAAQVGGLGLAPGVNMSDSLAFFEATHGTAPTIAGQDKANPGSLILCGALMLEHMGWNDAATRIYNAINTTIGKRTVTVDLASQMAGATTVGTVAFGEMVAKAL from the coding sequence ATGCGGAAGACGGTCTACTGGATTGAAGGCGACGGCATCGGCCCCGACGTATGGAAAGCCGCCCGTCCCGTCATCGATGCGGCGGTGGCGAAAACCTACGGCGACGCGCGCTCCATCGAATGGAAGGAACTGCTGGCCGGTGAAAAGGCCTACGCCGCCACCGGCGAATACCTGCCCGAGGCCACCATGCAGGCCCTGCGCGGCGCGGAACTGGCCATCAAGGGCCCCCTTGGCACCCCGGTGGGCAAGGGCTTCCGCAGCCTCAACGTCACCCTGCGCCAGACGCTGGACCTGTACGCCTGCATCCGGCCCATCCGCTACTTCGAGGGCATCATGTCGCCCGTGAAAAGGCCGGACCTGGTGGACATGGTGGTGTTTCGCGAAAACACCGAAGACGTGTACGCGGGCATCGAATACAAGGCGGGCACGCCGGAAGCCAAGCGGCTCATCGACTTTCTGCGCAACGAACTGGGCGCCAACGTGGACCCGGAAAGCGCCGTGGGCATCAAGCCCATGACCGCGCGCGGCTCCAAGCGGCTGGTGCGCCGCGCCATGGACTTTGCCGTGGCCCAGAAGCGGTCCAGCCTCACGCTGGTGCACAAGGGCAACATCATGAAGTTCACGGAAGGCGGCTTCCGCGAATGGGGCTATGAGGTGGTGCGCGACGAATTCGCCGACGCCGCCGTGCTGGAAGCCGACGCCGGGGGCGCAGCAGGCAAGGTGGTGGTGAAGGACCGCATTGCCGACGCCATGTTCCAGGAAGTGCTGATCCGCCCCGACCAGTACAGCGTCATCGCCACTTCCAACCTGAACGGCGACTACCTGTCCGACGCGCTGGCCGCGCAGGTGGGCGGGCTTGGCCTTGCGCCGGGCGTGAACATGTCCGACTCGCTGGCCTTCTTCGAAGCCACCCACGGCACCGCGCCCACCATTGCCGGGCAGGACAAGGCCAACCCCGGCAGCCTCATCCTGTGCGGCGCGCTGATGCTGGAACACATGGGCTGGAACGATGCGGCCACCCGCATCTACAACGCCATCAACACCACCATCGGCAAACGCACCGTCACCGTGGACTTGGCCTCGCAAATGGCCGGAGCCACCACCGTGGGCACCGTGGCCTTTGGCGAGATGGTGGCCAAGGCGCTGTAG
- a CDS encoding tetratricopeptide repeat protein, giving the protein MNTHLRTLTLAAVLAAFAVTGCATTSMRASAQMEDGQFRQAAETYAAAQRENPDDWQAGVRRGYALYRAGDYQAAQDVLKPLWTNRRAAEYARFWAGIAAIAARDEAAARTAWSEWTASRFEIVRAIRPRVEQLMSGELALGPQAASGYVAEAATANGREARADARYGWRPLSPGYSPSYERDAFSDTMLPVTPKPYLP; this is encoded by the coding sequence ATGAACACTCATCTTCGCACGCTTACCCTCGCCGCCGTGCTGGCGGCGTTTGCCGTTACGGGGTGCGCCACCACCAGCATGCGCGCCTCGGCGCAGATGGAAGACGGGCAGTTCCGGCAGGCGGCGGAAACCTACGCCGCCGCCCAGCGCGAAAACCCGGACGACTGGCAGGCTGGCGTGCGGCGTGGCTATGCGCTGTACCGCGCCGGAGACTACCAGGCCGCGCAGGACGTCCTGAAGCCCCTGTGGACCAACCGTCGCGCCGCCGAATACGCCCGGTTCTGGGCGGGCATCGCCGCCATCGCCGCCCGTGATGAAGCCGCCGCCCGCACCGCGTGGTCGGAATGGACCGCCAGCCGCTTCGAGATCGTGCGGGCCATCCGGCCCCGCGTAGAACAGCTGATGTCCGGTGAACTGGCCCTCGGCCCGCAGGCCGCCAGCGGCTATGTTGCCGAGGCCGCCACGGCCAACGGGCGCGAGGCCCGCGCCGATGCCCGCTACGGCTGGCGTCCCCTGTCGCCGGGCTATTCGCCGTCCTACGAGCGCGACGCCTTTTCCGACACCATGCTGCCGGTGACGCCCAAGCCGTATCTGCCGTAG
- a CDS encoding metallophosphoesterase family protein, whose translation MKLAVISDIHGNLGAFKAVLADMDAQGATCAVSLGDNVGYGPDPGPVLRLVASRHIPSVAGNHEMAVADARWLREFNSQSRDAARMTMDWLDDDEVELARAMPRVLVRDGCRFVHGMPPDSPFTYLYEFHGKRLASVFDRFPEPICFVGHTHDLELVRRDADGVVAREPLTEGARVLPAGGRYLVNAGSVGQPRDGDNRAKYLLWEPAPRRLTVRFVPYDVQDAARRFREAGVNERYVLRLL comes from the coding sequence ATGAAGCTGGCGGTCATTTCCGACATTCACGGCAACCTCGGCGCGTTTAAGGCGGTGCTGGCAGACATGGACGCGCAGGGGGCCACCTGCGCCGTGTCGCTGGGCGACAACGTGGGCTACGGGCCGGACCCCGGCCCGGTGCTGCGCCTTGTGGCCAGTAGGCACATCCCTTCGGTGGCGGGCAACCACGAGATGGCCGTGGCCGACGCCCGCTGGCTGCGCGAGTTCAACAGCCAGTCGCGCGATGCCGCGCGCATGACCATGGACTGGCTGGACGACGACGAGGTGGAACTGGCCCGCGCCATGCCCCGCGTGCTGGTGCGCGATGGCTGCCGCTTCGTGCACGGCATGCCGCCCGATTCGCCCTTCACCTACCTGTACGAATTTCACGGCAAGCGGCTGGCCTCGGTATTCGACCGGTTTCCGGAGCCCATCTGCTTCGTGGGGCACACCCACGACCTTGAGCTGGTCCGGCGCGATGCCGACGGCGTGGTGGCCCGCGAGCCGCTGACAGAGGGTGCGCGCGTGTTGCCCGCCGGTGGGCGCTATCTGGTCAACGCGGGCAGCGTGGGCCAGCCGCGCGACGGCGACAACCGCGCCAAGTACCTGTTGTGGGAACCCGCCCCGCGCCGCCTGACGGTGCGCTTCGTCCCCTACGACGTGCAGGACGCCGCCCGGCGCTTCCGCGAGGCGGGGGTGAATGAGCGGTATGTGCTTCGCCTGCTGTAG
- a CDS encoding protein kinase domain-containing protein produces MRIGRYTVCGLLGRGGMGAVYKVRQPVTGRIAALKLLRPADTLADLSDMDDLRRRFLHEAQVMAALDHPHVAAVWDVDVAPAGTLRLPSGDDFCPPPDAWDGGEGNPLVGAAGDARDADTAAPEDCDPERDRAARVARFGDLPFFVMEYYCLNLGLLIGESYRVEAPTRRLPLPRACRYAAQTLDALARMHHAGVIHRDVKPFNIMVTAEDDVKLIDFGLSRLRGEVQRLPRGVKVGSPYYAAPEQERDPDGVDGRADLFAVGVMLFRMLTGVLPTDEAFGGRIPRISKRHAELDAAWDDFFARAMARDPAQRFADARTMAAELDALVAAWRQRVDAVCLLPEGDGAPGDAGVAGDADNGNDATPDGVRGAAHGSLSDTAGRAAANVIVSGQARSTPVKVMPRHARALFGLDELWRPAGVFAASSLASGAGRNGGPECGLLPGLPVPNLPAPGASSTGSRRPDAATSGAFAVRGGTGPVASDASGSPEPAAPADLPASPIDLAALVAYQPATGLLWQRGGSEWGLNLTEARAHVAELNAGRFAGFDDWRLPTVDEVCTLLAPPPEGGGHCVPPVLDPVPDPLWTADRKSFTAGWFVSASMGFVGWQDDTCRFHVRVVRTVRDIR; encoded by the coding sequence ATGCGCATAGGTCGTTACACGGTGTGCGGGCTGCTGGGCCGGGGCGGCATGGGTGCGGTGTACAAGGTGCGCCAGCCGGTCACGGGGCGCATCGCCGCGCTGAAGCTGCTGCGCCCCGCCGACACGCTGGCCGACCTGTCCGATATGGACGACCTGCGCCGCCGCTTCCTGCACGAGGCGCAGGTGATGGCCGCGCTGGACCACCCCCACGTGGCGGCGGTGTGGGATGTGGACGTGGCCCCGGCGGGCACGTTGCGCCTGCCCTCCGGCGACGACTTCTGCCCGCCGCCCGATGCATGGGACGGGGGAGAGGGGAACCCGCTCGTGGGGGCAGCGGGGGATGCGCGGGACGCGGACACCGCCGCCCCGGAGGACTGCGACCCGGAGCGTGACCGCGCCGCCCGCGTGGCCCGCTTCGGCGATCTGCCGTTCTTCGTCATGGAATACTACTGCCTGAACCTGGGGCTGCTGATCGGCGAAAGCTACCGGGTAGAGGCCCCCACCCGCCGCCTGCCGCTGCCGCGCGCCTGCCGCTACGCTGCGCAGACGCTGGACGCGCTGGCTCGCATGCATCACGCCGGGGTGATCCACCGCGACGTGAAGCCCTTCAACATCATGGTCACCGCCGAAGACGACGTGAAGCTCATTGACTTCGGCCTCTCGCGCTTGCGCGGCGAAGTGCAGCGCCTGCCGCGCGGGGTAAAGGTGGGTTCGCCGTACTACGCCGCGCCGGAGCAGGAACGCGACCCGGACGGGGTGGATGGCCGGGCCGACCTGTTTGCCGTGGGGGTGATGCTGTTCCGCATGCTGACCGGCGTGCTGCCCACGGACGAGGCCTTTGGCGGGCGCATCCCCCGCATCAGCAAACGCCACGCGGAACTGGACGCGGCGTGGGACGACTTTTTCGCGCGGGCCATGGCCCGCGACCCGGCGCAGCGCTTTGCGGACGCCCGGACCATGGCGGCGGAACTGGATGCGCTGGTGGCCGCGTGGCGTCAGCGGGTGGACGCGGTGTGCCTGCTGCCGGAAGGAGACGGCGCGCCGGGTGATGCTGGCGTGGCGGGCGATGCGGACAACGGGAATGATGCCACGCCCGATGGTGTGCGGGGCGCTGCGCATGGCAGCCTTTCGGATACGGCTGGCCGCGCGGCGGCGAACGTCATTGTGTCCGGACAGGCTCGCTCCACTCCGGTGAAAGTCATGCCCCGCCATGCCCGCGCCCTGTTCGGGCTGGACGAATTGTGGCGGCCCGCCGGGGTGTTCGCGGCGTCATCTCTTGCATCGGGTGCGGGCCGCAACGGCGGCCCGGAGTGCGGGCTGCTGCCGGGGCTTCCCGTGCCGAATCTGCCCGCCCCGGGCGCATCCTCCACTGGTTCCCGCAGGCCCGATGCCGCCACCTCCGGCGCATTCGCCGTGCGCGGCGGGACTGGCCCTGTTGCCTCTGACGCTTCCGGTTCCCCCGAACCCGCCGCCCCTGCCGATCTCCCCGCCAGCCCGATTGATCTTGCCGCGCTGGTGGCGTACCAACCGGCCACGGGGTTGCTGTGGCAGCGCGGCGGCAGCGAATGGGGCCTGAACCTGACCGAGGCCCGCGCCCACGTGGCCGAGCTGAACGCGGGGCGCTTCGCCGGGTTCGACGACTGGCGGCTGCCCACCGTGGACGAGGTGTGCACCTTGCTGGCCCCGCCGCCGGAAGGGGGCGGCCACTGCGTGCCCCCCGTGCTGGACCCGGTCCCCGACCCGCTGTGGACGGCGGACCGCAAGTCGTTCACGGCGGGGTGGTTCGTCAGCGCGTCCATGGGCTTTGTGGGCTGGCAGGACGACACCTGCCGGTTCCATGTCCGCGTGGTTCGCACGGTCCGGGATATCCGGTAG
- a CDS encoding YkgJ family cysteine cluster protein, with translation MHNEHDMPALAPQSDATDIDCRGCGTCCRKGGPALHAEDLALFRAGHLAPEHCLTLRAGELARDLDGQLRPLERELVKLRPRMAAGNGDWTCLFLNQSDNRCGVYAHRPAECRALLCRDTWAIKTLHAVDRVTRLDVLAAWAEGAAERAGAGASRADVEQSGPADSACPPDSAGFPDSAVPADQAASGGCAVPGVPWADILAAHEERCGYAVLAATGAALQRAADKLRARNPGMAHPMPLSEDPDGPDSPSRLTSMAGMADMAEAAPAVATFLEAVRFDFAFRSIVRERAGVAMEELDFLLGRTLAATAAMYGVAVRMTANGPELVVLPASGN, from the coding sequence ATGCACAACGAACACGACATGCCCGCCCTGGCGCCACAGAGCGATGCGACCGATATCGATTGTCGAGGCTGCGGCACCTGCTGCCGCAAGGGCGGGCCAGCCCTGCACGCGGAAGACCTTGCCCTGTTCCGTGCCGGGCATCTGGCGCCGGAGCATTGCCTGACCCTGCGCGCGGGCGAACTGGCCCGCGATCTGGACGGGCAACTGCGCCCGCTGGAGCGGGAACTGGTGAAGCTGCGCCCGCGCATGGCCGCTGGCAACGGCGACTGGACCTGCCTGTTCCTGAACCAGTCCGACAACCGGTGTGGCGTTTACGCCCATCGCCCCGCCGAATGCCGCGCGCTGCTGTGCCGCGATACCTGGGCCATCAAGACCCTGCATGCCGTGGACCGGGTGACCCGGCTGGACGTGCTGGCGGCATGGGCGGAAGGTGCGGCGGAACGCGCGGGAGCCGGTGCCAGCCGGGCCGATGTCGAACAGTCCGGTCCCGCCGATTCCGCCTGTCCGCCTGATTCCGCCGGTTTCCCCGATTCGGCAGTCCCTGCCGATCAGGCGGCTTCCGGCGGCTGCGCCGTCCCCGGCGTGCCGTGGGCCGACATTCTGGCCGCGCACGAGGAACGTTGTGGCTACGCGGTGCTGGCCGCCACGGGCGCGGCCCTGCAACGCGCGGCGGACAAGCTGCGCGCCCGCAACCCCGGCATGGCGCACCCGATGCCGCTTTCGGAAGACCCGGATGGACCGGACAGCCCGTCCCGTCTGACGAGCATGGCGGGCATGGCGGACATGGCCGAAGCAGCCCCTGCCGTCGCCACGTTCCTTGAAGCCGTGCGCTTCGACTTCGCCTTCCGGTCCATCGTGCGCGAACGCGCCGGAGTGGCCATGGAAGAACTGGACTTTCTGCTGGGGCGCACCCTTGCGGCCACGGCGGCCATGTACGGCGTGGCCGTGCGCATGACCGCGAATGGCCCGGAACTGGTGGTACTACCCGCCTCCGGCAACTAG
- the rfaD gene encoding ADP-glyceromanno-heptose 6-epimerase yields the protein MYIVTGGAGFIGSAMVWKLNRMGIDDIIVVDNLATTEKWKNLVNLRYADYIHRDGFMDMVLHGDLPWEVDAIVHMGACSSTTERDADFLMENNFRYSRMLCTLAMQTGARFVNASSAATYGDGTLGFSDDDELMPRLKPLNMYGYSKQLFDLWARREGVLDSIASLKFFNVYGPNEYHKDDMRSVICKSFHNVNNAGRITLFRSNHPDYADGGQMRDFVYVKDCVEVMWWLLQHPEVGGVFNVGTGTSRTWNDLARAVFASMDRQPVIEYMDMPAHLAGKYQNYTQASMDKLRRAGCDVPFRSLEEGVDDYVRGYLATDDPYLSPEA from the coding sequence ATGTACATCGTCACCGGCGGCGCGGGGTTCATCGGCAGCGCCATGGTCTGGAAGCTGAACCGCATGGGCATCGACGACATCATCGTCGTGGACAACCTGGCCACCACGGAAAAGTGGAAGAACCTCGTCAACCTGCGCTACGCGGACTACATCCACCGCGACGGGTTCATGGACATGGTCCTGCACGGCGACCTGCCGTGGGAAGTGGACGCCATCGTGCACATGGGAGCGTGCTCGTCCACCACCGAGCGCGACGCCGACTTCCTGATGGAAAACAACTTCCGCTACAGCCGCATGCTGTGCACGCTGGCCATGCAGACCGGCGCGCGCTTCGTCAACGCCAGCAGCGCCGCCACCTACGGCGACGGCACGCTGGGCTTTTCCGACGACGACGAACTGATGCCCCGCCTGAAGCCCCTGAACATGTACGGCTATTCCAAGCAGCTGTTCGACCTGTGGGCGCGGCGCGAAGGCGTGCTGGATTCCATCGCCAGCCTGAAGTTCTTCAACGTTTACGGGCCCAACGAATACCACAAGGACGACATGCGCAGCGTCATCTGCAAGTCGTTCCACAACGTGAACAACGCGGGCCGCATCACCCTGTTCCGCTCCAACCACCCGGACTACGCCGATGGCGGCCAGATGCGCGACTTCGTGTACGTGAAGGACTGCGTGGAGGTGATGTGGTGGCTGTTGCAGCACCCCGAGGTGGGCGGCGTGTTCAACGTGGGCACCGGCACCTCGCGCACCTGGAACGACCTGGCCCGCGCCGTGTTCGCGTCCATGGACCGCCAGCCGGTCATCGAATACATGGACATGCCCGCGCACCTTGCGGGCAAGTACCAGAACTACACCCAGGCCAGCATGGACAAGCTGCGCCGGGCCGGGTGCGACGTGCCGTTCCGGTCGCTGGAAGAGGGCGTGGACGACTACGTGCGCGGCTACCTGGCCACCGATGATCCGTACCTGAGCCCGGAAGCGTAG
- a CDS encoding nickel-dependent hydrogenase large subunit — MADKAYTGRIVVDPVTRIEGHLKIDVSVRNGVVDNAWSSTQLFRGLEIIVKGRPPEDVHNYVQRACGVCTTTHSLTSIRAVENAMGFKAPPAAELVRHLILATLIVHDHLVHFYHLHSLDFCDVANALKADPVAAAKLASEVSGRDVPPGDLFVVHGRLKKFVDAGQLGWLDNAYFLGGHPAYRLSPEENLVVAANYIEALRVQMKIARAMAIFAGKNPHSQTMRVGGVTCYEALRPERLAEFRALYEECRTFINHNYLGDLTILGRRYPEVAAYGRTTNYMDFSDFHDPETGKDPFFRGGVLWGHAIGKTEELDPAQIQEHLSRGWYKPGPPAHPYDGVTDPDYTGYDPNGHYSWSKAPRYKGEAVETGALARRLIAYSRGEQETVTRMDAWLAACKLKQENLFSTMGRTAARMVESVILMNRVQGWLNDLEDRAKAGPVEIYREWTMPDEAKGVGFCAVTRGGLSHWIRIEKGKTANYQMVVPSTWNLGPRCDKGKPSAVEQSLMGNPVLDPDRPVELLRTVHSFDPCIACSVHVLHAGGKRSFRIL; from the coding sequence ATGGCTGACAAAGCCTATACCGGCCGCATCGTGGTGGACCCGGTCACCCGCATCGAGGGACACCTGAAGATCGACGTCTCGGTCAGGAACGGGGTGGTGGACAACGCGTGGTCCAGCACCCAGTTGTTCCGGGGGCTGGAGATCATCGTCAAGGGCCGCCCGCCGGAAGACGTGCACAACTACGTGCAGCGCGCCTGCGGCGTGTGCACCACCACCCACTCGCTCACCAGCATTCGCGCCGTGGAAAACGCCATGGGCTTCAAGGCCCCCCCGGCGGCGGAACTGGTGCGCCACCTGATTCTGGCCACGCTCATCGTGCACGACCATCTGGTGCACTTCTACCACCTGCATTCGCTGGACTTCTGCGACGTGGCCAACGCCCTGAAGGCCGACCCGGTGGCCGCGGCCAAGCTGGCGTCAGAGGTTTCCGGTCGCGACGTCCCCCCCGGCGACCTGTTCGTGGTGCACGGCAGGCTGAAGAAATTCGTGGATGCCGGGCAACTGGGCTGGCTGGACAACGCCTACTTCCTGGGCGGGCACCCGGCCTACCGCCTGTCGCCGGAAGAAAACCTGGTGGTGGCCGCCAACTACATCGAAGCCTTGCGCGTGCAGATGAAGATCGCCAGGGCCATGGCCATCTTTGCGGGCAAGAACCCCCATTCGCAGACCATGCGCGTGGGCGGGGTGACCTGCTACGAGGCCCTGCGCCCCGAACGGCTGGCGGAATTCCGCGCCCTGTACGAGGAGTGCCGCACCTTCATCAACCACAACTACCTGGGCGACCTGACCATTCTGGGCCGCCGCTACCCCGAGGTGGCCGCGTACGGGCGCACCACCAACTACATGGACTTCTCCGACTTCCACGACCCGGAAACCGGCAAGGACCCGTTCTTCCGGGGCGGGGTGCTGTGGGGCCACGCCATCGGCAAGACCGAGGAACTGGACCCCGCACAGATCCAGGAACACCTGTCGCGCGGTTGGTACAAGCCGGGTCCGCCCGCCCACCCCTATGACGGCGTGACCGACCCGGACTACACCGGCTACGACCCCAACGGCCACTACTCGTGGTCCAAGGCCCCCCGCTACAAGGGCGAGGCCGTGGAAACCGGGGCGCTGGCCCGCCGCCTGATCGCCTATTCACGCGGCGAGCAGGAAACCGTCACCCGCATGGACGCCTGGCTTGCCGCCTGCAAGCTGAAGCAGGAGAACCTGTTCTCCACCATGGGCCGCACGGCGGCGCGCATGGTGGAAAGCGTCATCCTGATGAACCGCGTGCAGGGCTGGCTGAACGACCTTGAAGACCGCGCCAAGGCCGGTCCCGTGGAAATCTACAGGGAATGGACCATGCCCGACGAGGCCAAGGGCGTGGGCTTCTGCGCGGTGACGCGCGGGGGGCTTTCGCACTGGATACGCATAGAAAAGGGCAAGACCGCCAACTACCAGATGGTGGTGCCCAGCACGTGGAACCTTGGCCCGCGCTGCGACAAGGGCAAGCCGTCCGCAGTGGAGCAATCGCTGATGGGCAACCCGGTGCTGGACCCCGACCGCCCGGTGGAACTGCTGCGCACAGTGCATTCGTTCGACCCGTGCATTGCCTGTTCCGTGCATGTGCTGCACGCGGGGGGCAAGCGGTCGTTCCGCATCCTGTAG